From Candidatus Methylomirabilis sp., a single genomic window includes:
- a CDS encoding DoxX protein codes for MHGDRRRLRRGLAGTLAMLGAWGQTAHAHEKWFLDAEAYPLRPEALAEPWTWLAIGGPLALWAGALLLWRWRGQRSFVPGPVALGGTPEGRDALYAFVPLFLAAHLGVSLLVNGLNHTLFAPSNGLEGIWAHLFTLGQIGVMLGLFYGSATRLFALLLALMWGVGLFVVGIEQMLEAVHILGFSAFFYCGGRGPFAVDRALFPKWEPGPRLLVWAVPALRVAIGLSLIAVAFTEKLLNVPMAVDFLAEYPLNFLPALGVPLTDAQFVLVIGAVELLVGLCVMSGVFLRDIIVVAWFPFNLTLGIFGPEELVGHLPFYGAMALFFVWGKSDLENLAAWVRGIMQPPLGVLLQR; via the coding sequence ATGCACGGCGATCGCAGACGCCTCCGGCGAGGGCTCGCCGGGACGCTGGCCATGCTGGGGGCCTGGGGCCAGACCGCCCACGCGCACGAGAAGTGGTTCCTCGATGCCGAGGCCTATCCGCTTCGGCCCGAAGCGCTCGCGGAGCCCTGGACGTGGCTGGCCATCGGGGGACCCCTCGCCCTCTGGGCGGGGGCACTCCTCCTCTGGCGATGGCGGGGGCAGCGTTCTTTCGTCCCCGGCCCCGTGGCGCTCGGGGGGACCCCCGAGGGAAGGGACGCGCTCTACGCCTTCGTGCCCCTTTTCCTTGCGGCCCATCTCGGCGTCTCCCTGCTGGTCAACGGCCTCAACCACACCCTCTTCGCCCCCAGCAACGGCCTGGAGGGGATCTGGGCCCACCTGTTCACGCTGGGACAGATCGGGGTGATGCTCGGCCTCTTCTACGGCTCGGCGACCCGGCTCTTCGCGCTCCTCTTGGCCCTGATGTGGGGAGTCGGCCTCTTCGTGGTCGGCATCGAACAGATGCTGGAGGCGGTCCACATCCTGGGCTTCAGCGCCTTCTTCTACTGCGGCGGCCGGGGACCCTTCGCGGTGGACCGGGCACTCTTTCCGAAGTGGGAGCCGGGCCCACGCCTCCTCGTGTGGGCCGTCCCGGCGCTGCGCGTGGCGATCGGCCTCAGCCTGATCGCGGTCGCCTTCACCGAAAAACTCCTGAACGTCCCGATGGCCGTGGACTTCCTGGCGGAGTACCCCCTGAATTTCCTCCCCGCCCTCGGGGTGCCGCTGACCGATGCCCAATTCGTGCTGGTGATCGGCGCGGTGGAACTCCTGGTGGGCCTCTGCGTCATGAGCGGGGTGTTCCTCCGGGACATCATCGTGGTCGCCTGGTTCCCCTTCAACCTGACCCTGGGGATCTTCGGGCCGGAGGAGCTGGTGGGCCACCTTCCCTTCTACGGTGCGATGGCCCTTTTCTTCGTCTGGGGGAAGTCCGACCTGGAGAACCTGGCTGCCTGGGTACGCGGGATCATGCAGCCACCCCTCGGGGTCCTGCTGCAGCGGTAG
- a CDS encoding uroporphyrinogen-III synthase, translating to MQLHGLTVAVTGSRRASELAELVARFGGVPYVAPTVGIDVQEEADLQVDALVQRILGGPCDYAVFMTGPGVYLLMAKAETLGVQRAVVDRLNRVAVVARSQKPQKVLERYGVRVRLVPSDNTAAGIAAEMGKLDLEGKRVAILWHGAAGPVLRQTLESRGADVFEAQAYMYSPELEKSGAAVLQALGYQYVSPEHERVLELIREVQGGNIQIITFTSPPAARNLFRMAAEHSLDEDLCRALNANVLVVAVGPPTRRAIEEHGISVDVMPEAYKLGPMVRAIVEYLAQPLSSPKMRLLARAVSGNGEDSHGQS from the coding sequence ATGCAACTCCATGGACTGACCGTGGCGGTCACGGGGAGCCGGCGGGCCTCGGAGCTCGCCGAGCTGGTCGCCCGCTTCGGCGGCGTCCCGTACGTGGCCCCCACGGTCGGAATTGACGTGCAGGAGGAGGCGGACCTCCAGGTGGATGCCCTGGTGCAGCGGATCCTCGGGGGCCCATGCGATTATGCCGTCTTCATGACGGGACCGGGGGTCTATCTGCTGATGGCCAAGGCGGAGACACTCGGGGTGCAACGCGCGGTCGTGGATCGCCTGAACCGCGTCGCGGTCGTGGCGAGGAGCCAGAAGCCGCAGAAGGTGCTGGAGCGGTACGGCGTGCGGGTGCGGCTGGTGCCCTCGGACAATACGGCGGCCGGGATCGCCGCCGAGATGGGGAAGCTCGACCTCGAGGGAAAGCGTGTGGCGATCCTCTGGCATGGGGCCGCGGGGCCCGTCCTTCGCCAGACCCTGGAAAGCAGGGGGGCAGACGTCTTCGAGGCGCAGGCGTACATGTACTCGCCGGAGCTCGAGAAGAGTGGTGCCGCCGTTCTTCAGGCTCTGGGATATCAATACGTCAGCCCCGAACACGAGAGGGTCCTCGAGCTCATCCGGGAAGTCCAGGGGGGAAACATCCAGATCATCACCTTCACCAGTCCCCCCGCTGCGCGGAACCTCTTCCGCATGGCGGCGGAGCACAGCCTGGACGAGGACCTGTGCAGGGCGTTGAATGCGAACGTGCTGGTTGTCGCCGTCGGGCCCCCGACGCGGCGGGCGATCGAGGAACACGGGATCAGCGTGGACGTGATGCCGGAGGCTTACAAGCTCGGGCCGATGGTGCGAGCGATCGTGGAGTATCTGGCTCAGCCCCTCTCCTCGCCGAAGATGCGATTGCTTGCGAGGGCTGTGTCCGGGAACGGAGAGGACAGCCATGGCCAGTCCTGA